The sequence ACTAAAACAAGTTTGAAGAAAATCAACCCTGGTTTTAAGCTACATTTTGGACACTTACTAGAAGTTTTTTGGAGCAAGCCACATATGATTTTGAAACTTGTTAAGGATAATAATAACCACCAAAACTGAGTAGACTACAAGATCTTGACTGATGATAATATCCTTACATCATatccaatgagtagattgtcattTACTTGCAAGATTTTAGAGCATCACCACACTTCCTTAtgccttcttgtacacacaagaccctttgctatgaaaatatttggttgttaaatctcataaatgagacacATTGTAATAGATAAGAGTGAtatgatggatttgagtatgaccattgttgaaaaggttttccatagttgaaacaaaatttcaaactataacctttagctacaacctTAGCCATATAAAACTTAAGTTTTTCATCTACTCTTGTGTTCCTCTTGTATACCAATttacacctatgggttttatccctttaggtgctTCTATAGGAAcctaaattattttagaatacaaagattctaactaccTCTTCATAACTCCTTACCTTAAGTGAGCACAAACATTGCTCACTGCTTCATCATAATCTATGTTATATAAACTTCCCACTACGATGAGGCACTGATGTATTAGAAATCATAGGCATGGTATACATTTAACCCTTTGGATCCATAGTATCCTATGCAATATGGGACTATCTTTTAATATAtcctccaatctatatcactttttgtcttattccttatcatatagttttcataaaaaatctgaaatttaTGTCCACAAATATCTTTTGATGATCTTGACTATAAGgtaataacccaaaaatcctcTTAGATTTCCTATTAATTGATATaccttttaagaaaaaaaaaaagtattacacaatttataagacatatccccaaaagaggtattACATAGTTTATAAGACATATCCTTAAAAGAATCCgggaaaagatgagaaacctATCCACAATCTCACTATGTCCATCCAAGTGTGGTATATTTATTCCACCTATCCATTTTGCAATAGAGACCTTGGTGTACATAACTGGGAAATAATCTCGTGCTCCAATGAAAAGAATTAAACTTACTAGACATATGACCTTGATCTAATCGAAGTGACTTGCTATGTATACCCAATAAGTTATTCGATCtcgccttaaattcaatgaatgtatccAACACATCAAATTTCCTatgtacatatccaaacctagagtaatcatcactaaaagtgatgaaatacccaTACCCTCCCCATGCATTGATAGTAAAAGTTCCATACATGTCAGTATGCATTAACTCTAAACATTTCTTAGCTCTAgtcctcttggtcattttaccatctatacaaGATTCATAAATTGAAAGATCTTCTGGAATCAAAGAGTACAAACTTTACCAATTTTTGGATCCTatatagattaatatgacctaggtttAGAAatcaaatgtttaattagtgctaggttTAATCCTGAGATCATAATTCTCAtcacttggcaaagtgataatggaatatatataaaagaaaagaatattacATCCCACTAACCTCAATAACTAACATTACATTTGAAGTTAAGGTAAGTATAATATCATCATTTAACCTTCTCGTTTGTTGAATATCCCATAAGGACTTAGAAATAGTGGGGCTGAAATCTATTCACCATAAATCATAAAATCCATcactaaatattcaacaatgagaaaatgatgtatactttcattttttttctttaggtaaACATGacattccttttctagtgtcctaaaaggtcacaaaggaatcatTTGCACTTGAGCTTGCTCTCTTATTCTTCTCTTGAACTTTTCTTATTTGGTATTgttcttattcttcttaagaGAAGAACTTGAAGAACTTTTGACTTCCATATGACCATCCTATAATATTTGAGAATCCCCTTAGCCATCCCGAAAGAAAATGGCaaggtctctaagatcatatgaataTTGGGTTCATAACAGTCCTAAGAGTATCTTGTCAAAGCCGACCTACCCTAATCACTAAATAACGATTGCAAACTATAAAGAAAATGTCAAAGTCTCTAGTAATAGACATGTATTGttattgcaacacattatccaaagatccaagtattaGACACTTGGTCTTCTGATCCGTTTAATACCACATTGATATACCACTCTTTCCTTTTACTAGGTTAGTTCATAAGAAATAGCTAGTTCTACCTAAACTATCTTTTATGCAATTAGTTATTGTGAGTTTTTAGTTAGGTTGAcaattccggacaaaattcctaagtgtcccctaactcggCTTTCCAATTCCTCttcggactacttgactttgaagactaagactTTGTTAAGAGGTCGAGGTATGTAGTcgagtgtgtggtgattgaatgtgaatcaacccagtttttaatctttaaatgtgttagaaagttgggagaaatggtttttggtgcaagACTTTCATTCTCCTGTTTCTAGATTGATCTAGGTGTAGGGGTGGATCGatccaactaatttttttttagatcaaaTCTCAGTCATTAGATTAAGGGCTTCTTTTTACAATTTAAGAAtcaattttctctcattttctaggTAGAGACTGCAGAAAACTTGGAGAGAGCATCCACTccatgtgttcttcattttctcatcttattttcctaatttggggtttttgattgcaaagaaaatccacttctcttaatgttttccaaactaatttttaatggattttcttgagcaataaatgggttgattcattccttcactcatatctcaatctctcattctatttgggtttgtgcaaaaacccattttcttcttgtgtggattcaagatgAGGCCaagattgagcttggtgcggactccaagtgtgcttcAAAAGAAGAAGGTCAGAAGCTGAAagtgaaggtactagtcaagtagtccgagaaggattggttggcttgagctaggtaaaaccttgtactcaatttttattcttcatagtggagtttttcaaTTGATGATAGGCATgtggtttttgatctcttcggaggttttccacgttaaaaatccggtgttcattgtctctttctctcactctacactttgatttattttttgtttttgatatcattgattACTTGGGCATACATGTTgaatggaagaaatatgagGTGATATAAGTGTCATGATTCATGgaatatctttaataatttttctgttCATTTTGTTTAATGATATCATGGAGTCAATTGATAAGAGTTGAGGACATGattgttcttttgatttatttttgaggagtgttgaagcatttgcatgtgttttgcatttataaattgttgggagagtgttgatgcatacaTTTTAGCTTGTGGATGTTATGCTTTGTTGATAATTTGTTGGAAGAGAAGTTTCTTGACATTAAGATAGTttaaggttaggtaatctttgttgagagaatttttaaattgttctacaacacctattcacccccctctaggtgtagtccattattgagGTTCACATTTTCATTTGATATCAGAGCAggtttttaaaggaaaaatcattttcgGTCCTTGAATCTCAATCATGGAACCTCATCAAGAGAGAGCTTCCATTGGGAGACCACCATTTTTAACCGtcgaaaattattctcattggaTCAGATGATGCATGATTGGTTATGCTTTTCTCATGgatgtttgatttggagatgcttacactggggcatagccctcTCATCGATGTTTGATTTGGGGATGCTTACATTGGGGCATGACCCACTcatcgatgatgattttgtgagatgacagtttatgcCGGACACTTACTTTTCGGAGATCATTCTGCACTGAGAGTTTACCCATTCTGAGATGATGCATTCGCACTAGGGCATGGCCACtttgctgattttgacattgagactccaTTTCGTGTTTATGATTGTTGCTTTCGATGGATCATGGAGTCATTGACACCCTGGGCTCAGTCTTCTCAGGGTACCtagtttgatttggatattcACTTATCTTTGTTACGCACCCATACATCCTACATTGGACACCGTTATATCTACACCCATCTTATCAGAACCTTACACCTTTTGAGCTtacatatttcatcatcttaccTGACTTTATCCTCTTCTCTTGATCAGAGGAAGATGCAGACTAGTCTCGGGCTTTCTGgttgagttttcacatgcctttgggcattaggttcaacatcttccatgatggtagGACCTGTtagattattgatatatttgtgatgATGTACTCATATTGATAGTTGCCATATTGTGTCTTGATTTGTTTACATTTCGGACTTAGGGTTTTGGTCAGCATTTGTTTGATCCCTTATTTTGGTTTTGCTTTGTCAGCATAGTTTTGGTGATGTTTGGTCTTGTTTTAGCGTTTGTTCATTGAGGCTATGTATATCctgttcattgcatcatcattgagcATATCCCAGCCAGAGTGTCTTGTTTGGTGACATTCTGtcttatgttggttactatcttacactggggcatacccccatccttcagttcattagatattttgcggattttctcactactcattctatttcttgatctttatgGGTCGTCACACTGGGacatacccccatccttgagtccaCTAGATCTTTTGCGACTTTTCTCATCACTTGATCCacttcttgatctttgcgagtcgtcacactggggcataccccctttagtgctcttctactggggcatacccccatccttgagtccaCCAGATCTTTTGCGATTTTTCTCACTACtcgatctatttcttgatctttgtgagtcgtcacactggggcatatcccctttagtgcttttctactggggcataccccctctctttgggtttaccgtgtctcgttttgatttcatggttgtcagacccatttgtcgatctttacgagttatcccttatggcatccccctattgtcagCTTGTTTAGGGTATccccctattttcagtttgtttagggcatcccctttgtttcatattcaccatcatagattttcatctatgagcatttgtttcaggttcaccaccatagatcagacatctatgggcatttcagattatcaccaccatagatcgggcatctatgggcatttcagttatttcaccaccatggattttcatcttTGGGCctttgagattatcaccaccatagattttcatctatgggctttgatcagtttttcaccatcatagattttcatctatgagcatttgtttcagatttcaccaccatagatttttatctatgggcatttcagttatttcaccaccatggatcttcatccttgggctttgatcagttatatcaccaccatagatttacatctatgggctttgatccattatcaccaccatagactTTCGTCTGTGAGCTTTGTTTAGTTatatcaccaccatggattttcatccttgggctttgatcagttttatcaccaccatagatcagctatctatgggcatttcagatttcaccaccatagatttttatctatgagcatttgtttcagttatcaccaccatagactggcatctatgggcatttttattgtatcaccaccgtaggtcttcacttatgggccttctagtttagcgtttagagttagctttttggtttggcttccagagctattattttctcagtttggtGTTTAGAGTCAGTCTCGTCATTCAGAGTCACAGCTCCTAGCATTCATATTCATTGGCATTGCACATCTCACCTTCATGGTTTGGCATTCGTCCTCGGTTTTCCTCGCTTCGTTACCCTGTGCTTATCGCATATTCGTCTCGTGGTCCACGTAGGGCAGTTTCCTTTAGACGCGTTCTTGTCTGTACTCCAagagtggttcgaccgttactcaccTTTGATATGGTTTTTCGAGTCACTtgtggagacgtcttagagagAGTTTAGGTCCCCAATGTTTTTCAGGGTCACCTTGGgacatcctttttcttttaggattaaaGTCTTTGTGTTCGTCTATTGACCTGAGTGAGTCCGTGTTTCACCGGTGTCCTTGTGGGGGTCTCtttggttcttcggtagagttcacctCATTctactcactattcacactttcttttcactctagtgttcatgTTCCTTACACttgtgaactctaccgaagaggggcatatttgtagaccccctttcaAGAGCTGGGGACTTTAggtttttttgtaataataacaTTGGAAGGATGCCTCCTCATCACTAGCAGCTGGCAGCATCCTAGGCAAGTGGAGGGACCCCTTTCGATGCATGAGACGAGCTGGTGGAAGCAACAAGTCAAGATGGCCAGCCATGCTAGTGGTCGGGGGTGCCATACTTGCTGAGTGGAGCAACAGTGGAGTCGGTAGTGGCTTGCTGTGGAAGATAGaaacagaaggaaaaaaaaagaggggggaaaaggagaaaaggaaCGGAGGAGGGAGGGGGCGACGGGCTGAGGACCAAAACGACTTCGGATCGAGAGGATCGCTCAGGTTCAGCTATTTTTACACCTTAAGCTCTCCATTATTTCAGTCATTCGATGTTTCTTCATAACGCTTGGATGCTTATGTTGGTTGTCTAACGTGTTGAACCCATTTCTCGGTTTCCATTCACTTAGACTCTGTTTTCTCTTGTATGTGTTGCGTTATGATTCCGCTACTTGTTAGTGTGTTAAAAGCAGTTAAGAACCTCCTACCGGTTCTTGGCTCTTAGTGATTTTCATGGAAGAGAGCTAGATTTGGTTgcattatttcttcttttatatgcTCTGCTTTCCTCCATTGTGTCTTTCGCTTCTGATGTGTTTAGCGTAAGTATCATGTCTGGGGTTAGTTGCTTGCATTGGGGCATCTTTAAAAAAGCTCAGTAGCAAGGCTTCCGGGATTCATGTGCTTTACTGCCCATTCCTTGAGTTAGAGTTCCCCTAGTCAGGGAAGTGCCATGACCATCACTCCGCTGAAGTTTTTATGGCATTTTGTTTGAGAGCTTAGTTTAATGTTTGAACTGAGGCTCTAATGTATTGGTTGATATCATGTTTGGGGGGCTATTCGGGCAGGCTTGTATACCGGGATCATCTAGGAAGGACGCTTCTCATTTGTGAACTTACACTTAGGAAAATCTGGAGATAAAGCTGTTGTGGATGAGGCTGCTGGTGCCCCTCTAGGTGAGACTTTGGACCTCATGACAGCTTTGCAGTTTGTCCTGAGGAAATCATTGGCTCATGGTGGACTTGTACGAGGCCACCATGAAGGTGCTAAGGTGATTGAGAAGCACACTGCCCAGCTCTGTGTACTGGTAGATGACTGCAACCAGCCTGACCATATTAAACTTGTCACAGCGCTTCGTGCTGACCATAATGTCAGCCTTAAATCAGTGCCTAGTGCTAAAACTCTTGGCGAATAGGCTGACCTGCTTTGCGTGTTGCTTCCTTGCCCATTCTATCATTTCATTATTCCCCATTCACATCCATCCCTTCATACCCCAAACTCCCTAATACCCGCGCtgccaccttttctctctctacctcCCACCACCATATACCCATTTTTCCTTTAACGCCCACTTCCATATCCATCATCGTTATCTTCGTATCCATCAGGTCCTCCACTGTCTTCAGCATTATATCCTAACTTCAAGCACTTTCCGACATCGAAAAGGACACCCATCTGAAACATGCAATAAATCTCAATGAAATTGGCGTTTTCAATATGCTCCGTCTCGTACCGAATTCAAGAGCTCAACCAAACCCTCCCGTTCTGCTGATCATCTGACCTCTTCAATGTCGATGATGTCGCCATCAGGAAGCAACGCCTACATGTTGACGTTCGGGACAGGACCTCCACTTCATCTTTCACTTCGTGTGATCCACATGCATCCTCTTCTTCCGCCGCCTTAGTTAATGCTGTTCTGGTGGCCATTATCGTCACCTCCAACGTGCTTCATGGCCACCTTAGCCCTCATACCCACTGATTCTCATGTTCCATGCTCATGGAATAGGATCCCCCTACCATCATTCAATTCAACATCTTCTCAACCATACCCCATGAATCCTTTCCCGTTTATTTCATTCCCTTCCCCAGCGCATGAAATCCTGCGCATGGTCACCCGCGGTGGGTCCAGCTTTGCCACCGATGTACCGAGATCACCGGAGCTCGCCCGCCATCGCATGATAGTCCAGGTTTTGGAGTCATTGATTGTAGTTCATTCGGTGATCATTGGGATTTCCTTGGGAGTTTCTGAAAGTCTAAAGACAGTCAAGCCTCGTGTGGTTGCATTGTCTTTCTATCAGCTCTTTGAAGGTGGTAGGGACCTCATCCACGGTGTAGAAGGCAGTCCTCAAAAATTTGAGAAGTCGCGTTAATGAGGTGGCTCCATTTTGGGTGATACCTAAGTGGAGATGGCAAGGGTTTGAAACCGGTGATGGCTCTAGTGGATGACGTTGaagccttttctttctttctgtgGCGTGTAGAtagagagtttttatttttatttggaccCTTACCATCAC is a genomic window of Vitis riparia cultivar Riparia Gloire de Montpellier isolate 1030 chromosome 1, EGFV_Vit.rip_1.0, whole genome shotgun sequence containing:
- the LOC117920486 gene encoding 40S ribosomal protein S12-like, which encodes MRRAGGSNKSRWPAMLVVGGAILAEWSNSGVGKSGDKAVVDEAAGAPLGETLDLMTALQFVLRKSLAHGGLVRGHHEGAKVIEKHTAQLCVLVDDCNQPDHIKLVTALRADHNVSLKSVPSAKTLGE